The genomic DNA CGCCGTGCCGCAGGAGGCCAGACACTCCACCGCCAGCAGGGTGAAGCGACCGTCGGCCGTTGTCTCCCCCTCCCCTATTCCCAGCTTCGCCTTGAGGTGCTCGAGCAGACGCTCCGCCCCGAGGAGGGAGCAGGCGATGTTCCGGCAGACCTTGATGACGTGCCGGCCGACCGGCCGGCGGTAGAGCATCGAGTACCAGGTCAGGGCCTCCTTCACCTGCATCCCGGGCACGCCGAGGTAGCCGGCGATGAAGAGGGCGTCGCTCTCGGTGAGGTGCCCTTTCTCCTCCTGCATCAGCTGCAGCAGCGGCAGCACCAGGGAGGAGGTCATCTCCGCCGGATAGGTGCGGCGCAGCCGGTCGAATTTGTCCGTCAGGCAACTCATCGGTCACAC from Desulfuromonadales bacterium includes the following:
- the nuoE gene encoding NADH-quinone oxidoreductase subunit NuoE, with protein sequence MSCLTDKFDRLRRTYPAEMTSSLVLPLLQLMQEEKGHLTESDALFIAGYLGVPGMQVKEALTWYSMLYRRPVGRHVIKVCRNIACSLLGAERLLEHLKAKLGIGEGETTADGRFTLLAVECLASCGTAPAMQVNDTYHERLSEVEIDRILQELA